TTACTTGAGAAGCAGATGGTTCTCAAGTCTCCCCCCCCgcaccccacccccctaccaaacccccccttacccccctacccccttacccccccccccccccacgcttcacatgtgtgtgtatgtgtaatttacctagttgtgcttggggggttgagctttgctctttcggcccgcctcttaactgtcagtcaactgttactaactactaactaactaatccccccccaccctccccacccccacacacacacacccaggaagcagcccgtaacagctgtctaacttccaggtaccgatttactgcgaggtaacaaggggcatcagagtgtaagaaactctgttcattttgtttctgccatcaccgggcatcgaacccggaccctagcgttataagtccagagcgctgtccactccgcTATCAGggtccctccctgtgtgtgtgtgcgtgtgtgtgtgtgtgtgtgtgtgtgtgtgtgtgtgtgtgtgtgtgtgtgtgtgtgtgtgtgtgtgtatgtgtgtgtgtgtgtgtgtgtgtgtgtgtgtgtgtgtgtgtgtgtgtgtgtgtgtgtgtgtgtgtgtgtgtttgtgtgtgtgcgtgtgcgtgtgcgtgcgtatgTATCTCAAGAAACTTCAATAACCATGTGACTCATTTCTTAGAATGCCATGTTGAATCCTGCCTCATCTTTTAGaaagcattccccccccccccctccctgtagtTCCAAAGAACCTTTTTATCGTTGTTCTTATGCTCAGGATGAACAATGTTGCTTCAGCATCATTGGCTTCATTAAGTCACTTGACAAAAGTTTTGCTGCAAATAACACATTGATCCTCCCTGCAAACACAAAACGTGACTGTACCAAttttccacttgttacaacttgtaataaagttattacatcttgttataatgtttttatgacgtattagtgaCGTTGCTTCAACttgctctatatatatattggttgttacaacttgttaggtgttgaaacttgttcgaatgttgtaaCAAAGTCGTCGTTTGGTCGTGTATGAAGCCATTGTTCACCAGTTGATGATGATAGATGTGAGTTCATATTCAATCTATCGACGGTCGAACATTGTTTTTTACACTCACGATGGGCTCCAAAATCTGTGAATAAAAACCAATCCTAAATAAAAACCAACATGAAATATTTCCACAGATACAAAGTGAaatatttatctatatttttaATTTGATCTGTGACATGCACTAAAGTATGATGTCCTGTAGATTGTGAACAGTCTGTAGCACAGACGTGTGTAGGAAGATCAATATTGCAACCGTTGAACTCTGTGGTCAAAATCCCCCTTCGTCCACAGTGAAAACTCTCAGGGAAGAATTTTCCGTTGTTTGAAAACCTCTGCTCTGTATTTTTTTACGCATCCTGTATACTATTTAAACATGCTGTACAttagcagacgacgagtcactataacgtggctgaagtattctcaatcgacttgagaatggtccagggcggaccgaaacgtcgtcgtcccttcaacttctagtgtgtggtctggtcaacatgctgtATATTATGTATATCCCTTATGTACATGCGCTTCGCTGCCTTCCATTGTTAGAGGCCGTGTCAGTCTGTGTCATCTTCACTGTCTGTTCCTAGAGTGGGGATTACTTTCTGGTCGCATCTAGCCTCTGTCTCATTACACTCCTGTCGTGTGCTACCGTCTGTGGCCCCGTCAGTTTAATGCTGTCCTTCCTCATTTCTGAATCAGCTTGAAAGTCAGGTCTACAATGAATAGGTCATCATTATCCCCTAATTTGATGGTCCGGATGATATATTgattaaacaaaacaaaacaatgatGTTACTGCATCCAGCAACATCATTATACCTGTCATGCTATAATGTGAAGCTTTATATTGTTCTGTAAATAGTTGATTAATACTGGTCGGGCCAgtgacggcctcgcttcttgcaggtcggtgttcgatcctcGATGGTGCAAGGGGTTGGGGCACCATGCCGCTACCTCCTTccaatcccagctcctagtcttcatatcccttccaagtgctatatagtcgtactggcttagGGCTCTCTTCTTCGTAATTTGCATTCTCAATATTGCATTCCCTTCCATTATTTCAGAGTGAGATATATAATCACCCAACCCATCACAGCTTTCAATTTCCATCATCATCTTCTATCTCCGATTACCTTCTCGATGAGTATGCTGCCAACAGCTCTTCATTTATGGTTGTAGGTTACATTAACACTTTAAAagtactacaatcaccttctgtagttgattgttcaataaatcactgaattgtatgtttaacagatctctaactaagtccagaagaaaatgtatatatatgttggttagcattgtaaatgtgtggccacgtctgtggtagaaaataataataaacaaaatagtacacctcctcctcttctgcctcccctcttctctctcttcttctctccctcttctcttctccctcttctcctctccctcctctcctctccctcctctccctgtgTTCTTTTTATTGAAATTTGCTAGACTTCGCTCGTTATAACTTCAGACAGTTCACTTTCTGTGAGCGTGACTACAGCTCGAGTTTCCATTCTTGCTCTGTGTGAGTTTCTGAGTCGAATTGTATGCTTAAGTTTGTATTATCCCGCTCTGACGTCCCTGTCATGGTGTTGGGACTTGACGTCCCTGTCATTGTGCTGGGACCTGACGTTCCTGTCATGTCGTTGGGATCTGACATCCCTGTCATGATGTTGGGACCTGACGTCCCTGTCATGATGTTGGGACCTGACGTCCCTGTCATGGTGTTGGGACTTGACGTCCCTGTCATGATGATGGGACTTGACGTCCCTGTCATGATGTTGGGACCTGACGTCCCTGTCATTGTGCTGGGACCTGACGTTCCTGTCATGTCGTTGGGACCTGACGTCCCTGTCATGGTGTTGGGACCTGACATCCCTGCCTTGGTGCCGGGGTATGACATCTCTACCATAGTGTCAAGGACTGGAAAAGCTAACACATAAAACATGCCTAACCTCTGGTGTCAAGGAAAAATAATATTTCATGAAACAAACATTATTTATATTTgctgaccaaaaaaaaaaataaacgaaACAAAAAATAAATCAAGTTATCCAGTCAAACAGAATGCAGTGAGAAATACAATTGTAATAATGACTTAATCACCTCACTAAATGCCATCACAATTAAACTGTGAAGTTTCCACACACTATTTTGCCCCATTGGAATATTTTATTCCTGATTAAACACTACTTATTTAAAACATTAATTAAAACATAATTTATACTAATATATAGA
The DNA window shown above is from Procambarus clarkii isolate CNS0578487 chromosome 21, FALCON_Pclarkii_2.0, whole genome shotgun sequence and carries:
- the LOC123760749 gene encoding collagen alpha-2(I) chain-like → MVEMSYPGTKAGMSGPNTMTGTSGPNDMTGTSGPSTMTGTSGPNIMTGTSSPIIMTGTSSPNTMTGTSGPNIMTGTSGPNIMTGMSDPNDMTGTSGPSTMTGTSSPNTMTGTSERDNTNLSIQFDSETHTEQEWKLEL